Proteins encoded in a region of the Apostichopus japonicus isolate 1M-3 chromosome 19, ASM3797524v1, whole genome shotgun sequence genome:
- the LOC139960650 gene encoding uncharacterized protein produces the protein MKMLNLSNYQITTRRLINVFAIFLYLGICATQSTDGTNCTFSSADRCYIDYDDNYVFNRTLCSVLDASVLPLPSTLNNSLELSTLLDERVSSFPIWLDCQRHVGYWSCGNFNYYCAGCLNNTGYWNWKNDPKEDEYCIRYRSDNFIEATSCTKEENLLCVRDTPPLATSTVAYSTAVDMTSSTPTTTNTELPTTLAPPDATNAHLTAGTEAVADPVTDPNYGRRSNRNGQVYNRVPNSCPQQTIIREILNTATTTCALRCFSSMSCSSFNVCGENNEGKTTTCQLLEDNGDTENGHHSSVTCSCLHYEWLV, from the exons ATGAAGATGTTGAATTTAAGCAACTATCAAATTACTACAAGACGACTGATTAACGTGTTTGCTATTTTTCTGTATCTTGGAATATGTGCCACACAATCGACTGACGGAACAA ATTGTACATTTTCCTCTGCGGATCGCTGTTACATCGACTATGATGATAACTACGTATTTAATCGAACATTGTGTTCTGTATTAGATGCCTCTGTGCTACCTCTCCCTTCGACCCTAAACAATAGTCTTGAGTTAAGCACATTATTGGATGAGAGAGTTAGCTCGTTTCCCATCTGGCTGGACTGCCAACGGCATGTTGGATATTGGAGCTGCGGAAACTTCAACTACTACTGCGCAGGATGTCTCAACAACACTGGATATTGGA ATTGGAAAAATGATCCGAAGGAAGATGAGTATTGCATCAGATATCGATCAGACAACTTTATCGAAGCCACAAGCTGTACTAAGGAGGAAAACCTTCTGTGCGTTCGTGACACCCCGCCTCTCGCCACTTCAACTGTTGCATATTCAACAGCTGTGGACATGACCAGCAGCACTCCGACCACCACAAACACTGAGTTACCAACTACATTGGCTCCTCCAGACGCCACGAATGCTCATCTTACGGCTGGTACTGAAGCTGTTGCAGACCCAGTCACAG ATCCAAATTATGGCCGAAGGTCTAACAGAAACGGGCAGGTTTACAATAGAGTGCCGAATTCATGTCCACAACAGACGATCATCAGAGAGATTCTAAATACTGCCACCACTACTTGCGCATTGCGATGTTTCTCTTCGATGTCGTGCTCATCTTTTAACGTGTGCGGCGAAAACAATGAAGGCAAAACTACGACATGTCAACTTCTTGAAGACAACGGTGATACGGAAAATGGCCATCATTCGTCTGTTACATGTAGCTGTTTACACTACGAATGGCTAGTTTGA